The Ralstonia wenshanensis genome includes a region encoding these proteins:
- a CDS encoding DUF2256 domain-containing protein, translating into MHKKLNLPSKHCVHCGLPFTWRKKWARDWDAVKYCSERCRKDAKQGKARDGEAR; encoded by the coding sequence ATGCACAAGAAGCTGAATCTGCCGAGCAAGCACTGCGTGCACTGCGGCTTGCCGTTCACGTGGCGCAAGAAGTGGGCAAGGGACTGGGATGCGGTCAAGTACTGCTCCGAGCGTTGCCGCAAAGATGCCAAGCAAGGCAAGGCACGCGATGGAGAAGCGCGTTGA
- the sdhA gene encoding succinate dehydrogenase flavoprotein subunit, translating to MVAVKTGLPRRKFDVVIVGAGGSGMRASLQLAEAGLSVAVLSKVFPTRSHTVAAQGGIGASLGNMSEDNWHYHFYDTVKGSDWLGDQDAIEFMCRQAPNVVYELEHFGMPFDRNADGTIYQRPFGGHTSNYGEKPVQRACAAADRTGHALLHTLYQRNVRAKTHFFVEWMALDLIRDQDGDVLGVTALEMETGEVYILEAKTTLFATGGAGRIYAASTNAFINTGDGLGMAARAGVPLEDMEFWQFHPTGVAGAGVLITEGVRGEGGILRNKDGERFMERYAPTLKDLAPRDFVSRSMDQEIKEGRGCGPNGDYVLLDLTHVGAETIMKRLPSIREIGLKFANVDAIKEPIPVVPTIHYQMGGIPTNYHGQVVVPKNGNPNEVINGFYAIGECSCVSVHGANRLGTNSLLDLVVFGRSAGNHIIAQNLKNREHKPLPADAADRALSRLAKLDSSSSGEYAQDVANDIRRNMQSHAGVFRTQKLMDEGVERILEVAERAGSIHLKDKSKVFNTARVEALEVANLVEVAKATMVSAAARKESRGAHAHSDFPNRDDENWMKHSLWYSEGNRLDYKPVQLKPLSVESVPPKARTF from the coding sequence ATGGTCGCAGTCAAGACTGGGCTGCCGCGCCGCAAATTCGACGTGGTGATCGTCGGTGCGGGCGGTTCGGGCATGCGCGCATCGCTGCAGCTGGCAGAAGCCGGCCTCTCCGTGGCCGTGCTGTCCAAGGTTTTCCCCACCCGCTCGCACACCGTGGCGGCGCAGGGTGGTATCGGTGCTTCGCTGGGCAACATGAGCGAAGACAACTGGCACTATCACTTCTACGACACCGTCAAGGGCTCCGACTGGCTCGGCGACCAGGACGCGATCGAGTTCATGTGCCGCCAGGCACCAAACGTGGTGTATGAGCTGGAACACTTCGGCATGCCGTTCGACCGCAACGCCGACGGCACCATCTACCAGCGCCCGTTCGGCGGCCACACGTCGAACTACGGCGAGAAGCCCGTGCAGCGTGCCTGCGCCGCGGCTGACCGTACCGGCCACGCGCTGCTGCACACGCTGTATCAGCGTAACGTGCGTGCCAAGACCCACTTCTTCGTCGAATGGATGGCGCTGGACCTGATCCGCGACCAGGACGGCGACGTGCTGGGTGTGACGGCGCTGGAAATGGAAACCGGCGAGGTCTACATCCTCGAAGCGAAGACGACGCTGTTCGCCACGGGCGGTGCAGGCCGGATCTACGCAGCGTCCACCAATGCCTTCATCAACACCGGTGACGGCCTGGGCATGGCAGCGCGCGCAGGCGTCCCGCTGGAAGACATGGAATTCTGGCAGTTCCACCCGACCGGCGTGGCCGGTGCGGGCGTGCTGATCACGGAAGGCGTGCGTGGCGAAGGCGGCATCCTGCGTAACAAGGATGGCGAGCGCTTCATGGAGCGCTATGCCCCGACGCTGAAGGATCTGGCGCCGCGTGACTTCGTGTCGCGCTCGATGGACCAGGAAATCAAGGAAGGCCGTGGCTGCGGCCCGAACGGCGACTACGTGCTGCTCGACCTGACCCACGTCGGTGCCGAGACCATCATGAAGCGCCTGCCGTCGATCCGCGAGATCGGCCTGAAGTTCGCCAACGTCGATGCCATCAAGGAACCGATTCCGGTGGTGCCGACCATCCACTACCAGATGGGTGGCATTCCGACGAACTATCACGGCCAGGTCGTGGTGCCGAAGAACGGCAACCCGAACGAGGTCATCAACGGCTTCTACGCGATCGGCGAATGCTCGTGCGTGTCGGTGCACGGCGCCAACCGCCTGGGCACGAACTCGCTGCTCGACCTGGTGGTGTTCGGCCGTTCGGCGGGCAACCACATCATTGCGCAGAACCTGAAGAACCGCGAGCACAAGCCGTTGCCGGCCGATGCAGCGGACCGCGCACTGTCGCGTCTGGCCAAGCTCGATTCGTCCAGCTCCGGCGAGTACGCGCAGGACGTTGCCAATGACATCCGCCGCAACATGCAGTCGCACGCCGGCGTGTTCCGTACGCAGAAGCTGATGGATGAAGGCGTCGAGCGCATCCTGGAAGTGGCCGAGCGCGCTGGCAGCATCCACCTGAAGGACAAGTCCAAGGTGTTCAACACCGCGCGCGTTGAAGCGCTGGAAGTGGCCAACCTGGTGGAAGTGGCCAAGGCGACGATGGTGTCGGCCGCCGCCCGCAAGGAATCGCGCGGTGCCCACGCACACAGCGACTTCCCGAATCGCGACGACGAAAACTGGATGAAGCACTCGCTGTGGTACAGCGAAGGCAACCGCCTCGACTACAAGCCCGTGCAGTTGAAGCCGCTGTCGGTGGAATCGGTGCCGCCCAAGGCGCGTACGTTCTAA
- a CDS encoding succinate dehydrogenase iron-sulfur subunit has product MKRIFEVYRYDPDKDAAPRMQTYEVELDGHERMLLDALVKLKKLDESIAFRRSCREGVCGSDAMNINGKNGLACLTNMRELPEKIVLRPLPGLPVVRDLIVDMTQFFNQYHSIKPYLINDEPPPEKERLQSPEEREELDGLYECILCASCSTSCPSFWWNPDKFVGPAGLLQAYRFIADSRDQATSERLDNLEDPYRLFRCHTIMNCVDVCPKGLNPTKAIGKIKELMVRRAV; this is encoded by the coding sequence ATGAAGCGTATTTTTGAAGTCTATCGCTACGATCCGGACAAGGACGCAGCGCCCCGCATGCAGACCTACGAGGTTGAGCTCGACGGTCACGAGCGCATGCTGCTCGACGCGCTGGTCAAGCTCAAGAAGCTGGACGAGTCGATCGCATTCCGTCGCTCGTGCCGTGAAGGCGTGTGCGGCTCGGACGCCATGAACATCAACGGCAAGAATGGTCTGGCGTGCCTGACCAACATGCGTGAGCTGCCCGAGAAGATCGTGCTGCGCCCGCTGCCGGGGCTGCCCGTGGTGCGCGACCTGATCGTGGACATGACGCAGTTCTTCAACCAGTACCACTCGATCAAGCCGTACCTGATCAACGACGAGCCGCCGCCCGAGAAGGAGCGCCTGCAGTCGCCGGAAGAGCGTGAAGAGCTCGACGGCCTGTACGAGTGCATTCTGTGCGCGAGCTGCTCGACGTCGTGCCCGTCGTTCTGGTGGAACCCGGACAAGTTCGTTGGCCCGGCTGGTCTGCTGCAGGCGTATCGTTTCATCGCCGACAGCCGCGATCAGGCCACCAGCGAGCGTCTGGACAACCTGGAAGATCCGTACCGCCTCTTCCGCTGCCACACCATCATGAACTGCGTCGATGTGTGCCCGAAGGGTCTGAACCCGACCAAGGCCATCGGCAAGATCAAGGAATTGATGGTGCGCCGCGCGGTGTAA
- a CDS encoding cryptochrome/deoxyribodipyrimidine photo-lyase family protein yields the protein MNYTVVWFKRDLRVRDHAPLVHAARQGKVLCLYVIEPSLWAQPDAASQHYFFIQECLRDLSQQLRACGARLQVAVGEVTEVLARLHAAAPFSHLVSHEETGNGHTFARDKAVARWCLDHGVNWREWPQHGVVRRLPTRDVWHDRWAEHMYAPCVAAPEAGSLSDLALPWKTMDWPGCEALGLDASSPPRRQRGGRARGAEVLREFLSERSRHYRGGISSPLTAPSACSRLSPYLAYGCLSMREVVQGTEQRLLQLKGNADDDAVWQRKGLSAFVSRLHWHCHFIQKLESEPAIEFCNLHRGYDGLREAGWNAAHFAALIAGRTGWPMVDACVAMLRETGWINFRMRAMLVSVASYPLWLHWRPVGLWLARQFIDYEPGIHWSQMQMQAGTTGINTTRVYNPIKQAQDQDPHGRFVRRWLPALRRVPDAWLLQPWRMPPDVQARCGVRVGEDIPVPLVDLEAATRQAKTRVYALRARPEVRAANDVIVKRHASRSRRDRVDTPGGKGATYSQLSLDF from the coding sequence ATGAACTACACCGTCGTCTGGTTCAAGCGTGACTTGCGGGTGCGCGACCATGCCCCGCTTGTCCATGCCGCCCGCCAGGGAAAGGTCCTGTGTCTGTACGTCATCGAGCCCAGCCTTTGGGCTCAGCCGGACGCCGCATCGCAGCACTATTTCTTTATCCAGGAATGTTTGCGGGATCTCTCGCAACAGTTGCGTGCGTGCGGCGCACGGTTGCAGGTGGCCGTGGGCGAAGTGACAGAAGTGTTGGCGCGGCTGCATGCAGCGGCGCCTTTCAGCCACCTGGTGTCTCACGAAGAGACGGGCAATGGTCATACATTCGCGCGCGACAAAGCCGTCGCCCGTTGGTGCCTTGATCACGGTGTTAACTGGCGCGAGTGGCCCCAGCATGGGGTGGTGCGGCGCCTGCCGACCCGGGACGTCTGGCACGACCGCTGGGCCGAACACATGTACGCGCCGTGCGTGGCCGCGCCAGAAGCGGGCAGCTTGAGTGATCTTGCCCTGCCATGGAAGACGATGGATTGGCCTGGGTGCGAGGCTCTTGGCTTGGATGCTTCTTCGCCACCGCGCCGCCAGCGCGGCGGACGAGCGCGCGGCGCAGAGGTACTGCGCGAATTCCTGTCCGAGCGAAGCCGCCACTATCGAGGCGGAATCTCCTCACCTTTGACGGCGCCAAGCGCGTGCTCGCGACTTTCCCCTTACTTGGCATACGGATGCCTGAGCATGCGTGAAGTGGTGCAGGGCACCGAGCAACGCCTGCTCCAGCTCAAGGGCAACGCAGACGACGATGCGGTGTGGCAGCGTAAGGGGCTGTCTGCGTTTGTCAGTCGCCTGCATTGGCATTGCCACTTCATCCAGAAACTGGAATCTGAACCCGCCATCGAGTTCTGCAATCTGCACCGCGGCTACGACGGCCTGCGCGAAGCGGGATGGAACGCGGCGCACTTTGCTGCTCTGATAGCTGGGCGCACCGGCTGGCCGATGGTGGATGCCTGTGTGGCCATGCTGAGAGAAACCGGTTGGATCAACTTTCGCATGCGGGCCATGCTTGTCTCCGTTGCTTCCTACCCGTTATGGCTGCACTGGCGGCCGGTGGGCCTTTGGCTGGCCCGGCAGTTCATCGATTACGAGCCGGGAATCCACTGGAGCCAGATGCAGATGCAAGCCGGCACCACCGGCATCAACACCACGCGGGTCTACAACCCCATCAAACAGGCGCAGGATCAAGACCCCCATGGCCGTTTTGTCAGGCGCTGGCTGCCAGCGCTGCGTCGCGTGCCCGATGCATGGCTCCTGCAGCCGTGGCGCATGCCTCCCGATGTGCAGGCCCGCTGTGGCGTGCGGGTTGGGGAGGACATCCCCGTTCCGCTGGTCGATCTTGAGGCGGCTACGCGGCAGGCCAAGACGCGCGTGTATGCGCTGCGCGCCCGGCCGGAGGTTCGGGCCGCCAATGACGTTATCGTGAAGAGGCACGCCTCCCGCTCGCGCCGGGACCGTGTTGACACCCCCGGCGGGAAAGGGGCCACGTACTCGCAGCTCAGTCTCGACTTTTGA
- a CDS encoding DASH family cryptochrome yields MSTVLFWFRNDLRLHDQRALRAACESGAGHLVPVYCHADYDEPTPWGFARVGVHRRAVLAAAVRDLRRQLADLGHPLVECCGPPGKVLPALAHAMGATTVFCEDIAAPYEQAEVAELRSAGLHVHTVWQSSLIDPLGLPWPVQSLPRVFTTFRQAIEQARIEPSQPLTPPAYLPPQPPGLVFPPGLVRVPASDAAEVSAADSRSSFPYGRPEFDGGERAGLQHLANYLQRKLPHTYKDTRNALAGLDFSSKWSAWLACGALSPRRVVAELRQFEQLHGKSDGSYWLWFELLWRDYFRFLHLQHGARLYRARGLSDQPQHAGRLDAQGFERWRRASTGEPLVDAAMRELEATGYLSNRLRQVVASYLVHDLNGDWRAGAAWFESQLVDYDVYSNQGNWLYIAGRGTDPRGGRRFNTRKQASEYDPEGAYLRLWAAR; encoded by the coding sequence TTGAGTACCGTCCTGTTCTGGTTTCGCAACGATCTACGGCTGCATGATCAGCGGGCACTGCGTGCAGCGTGCGAGAGCGGGGCCGGGCACCTCGTACCGGTGTACTGCCATGCCGACTACGACGAGCCGACGCCCTGGGGTTTCGCACGCGTGGGCGTGCACCGTCGGGCCGTGCTTGCGGCAGCTGTCCGGGATCTGAGGCGCCAGTTGGCCGATCTCGGCCATCCGCTGGTCGAGTGCTGCGGCCCGCCAGGAAAGGTCCTGCCCGCATTGGCGCATGCTATGGGTGCCACGACCGTGTTTTGCGAAGACATCGCCGCACCATACGAGCAGGCGGAAGTGGCCGAACTGCGAAGTGCGGGACTGCATGTGCACACCGTCTGGCAGAGCAGTCTGATTGATCCGCTTGGCCTGCCTTGGCCCGTTCAATCGCTGCCGCGAGTGTTTACAACATTCAGGCAAGCGATCGAGCAAGCGCGGATCGAACCGTCGCAGCCTCTGACTCCGCCGGCCTACCTTCCGCCACAGCCGCCTGGTCTCGTCTTTCCGCCTGGCCTGGTGCGTGTGCCTGCTTCCGATGCAGCCGAAGTGTCGGCGGCGGATTCGCGCTCGTCGTTTCCGTATGGCAGGCCGGAGTTTGATGGAGGTGAGAGGGCGGGCCTTCAGCACCTTGCCAATTACCTGCAGCGCAAGCTGCCTCATACGTACAAGGACACACGCAACGCCTTGGCGGGGCTGGACTTCTCAAGCAAGTGGTCTGCGTGGCTGGCCTGCGGCGCGTTGTCGCCGCGGCGCGTGGTGGCGGAGCTGCGGCAGTTCGAACAGTTGCACGGCAAGAGTGACGGCAGCTATTGGCTGTGGTTCGAGTTGCTATGGCGAGACTACTTTCGCTTCCTGCATCTTCAGCATGGCGCGCGACTCTACCGCGCACGCGGGCTCTCCGATCAACCGCAGCATGCCGGGCGCCTCGATGCCCAGGGTTTCGAGCGCTGGCGTCGTGCATCGACTGGGGAACCGCTTGTCGATGCGGCGATGCGCGAACTTGAGGCCACCGGGTACCTTAGCAACAGGCTCAGGCAGGTGGTCGCCAGCTACCTCGTGCATGACCTGAATGGCGACTGGCGCGCAGGTGCCGCGTGGTTCGAATCGCAACTCGTGGACTACGACGTCTACAGCAATCAGGGCAATTGGTTGTATATCGCGGGGCGCGGCACAGACCCACGTGGCGGCAGGCGATTCAACACCCGGAAGCAAGCCTCCGAATACGACCCCGAAGGGGCTTATCTGCGCCTATGGGCGGCGCGATAG
- a CDS encoding cryptochrome/photolyase family protein — protein MNQSAKTIRLVLGDQLNPQHSWFACVDHDVIYVLMEVRQETDYVLHHAQKILAIFAAMRDFAQGLRASGHRVRYVAIDDESNRQSLTENLAALARHYGAERVEWQSPDEWRLDAQLREWAQTQPLSTCEVDTEHFLTGRHDLATMFAGRKQWLMERFYREMRRRFNVLLDDTGGPESGQWNFDHDNRKPWRGTPPEPADARPVHDHQALWLTVERCGVKSFGDPQAGEFRWPVNRTEALACLDAFIEQTLPHFGDFEDAMSSSHQRLFHSLLSFSLNVKMLNPREVIARAEAAYRHGRAPLPAVEGFVRQILGWREYVRGIYWAQMPGYASCNVLNHDAPLPSWFWSGKTQMRCLQLAIGQSLQTAHAHHIQRLMVIGNFALLAGLSPDEVHRWYLGVYIDAFEWVELPNTVGMSQWADGGRIATKPYVSSAAYLSRMSDYCKGCHYDSKQRVGERACPYNALYWDFFARHIDVFGRNPRLSMVYRQLAKMEAEERDALRTRAAQVRARLETL, from the coding sequence ATGAACCAGAGCGCAAAGACGATCCGGCTGGTGCTGGGCGATCAGCTCAACCCGCAGCATTCGTGGTTTGCGTGTGTGGATCACGACGTGATCTACGTGCTGATGGAGGTGCGGCAAGAAACCGATTACGTGCTGCATCACGCGCAAAAGATCCTCGCCATCTTTGCAGCCATGCGCGATTTTGCACAGGGGCTGCGAGCCAGCGGCCACCGGGTGCGCTATGTGGCGATCGACGATGAAAGCAACCGCCAGTCCCTGACCGAGAATCTTGCCGCATTGGCCAGACACTACGGTGCCGAGCGCGTGGAGTGGCAATCCCCCGATGAGTGGCGCTTGGATGCGCAGTTGCGCGAATGGGCCCAAACGCAGCCGCTATCCACGTGCGAAGTCGACACAGAACACTTCCTCACGGGCAGGCATGATCTGGCCACCATGTTTGCAGGCCGCAAGCAGTGGCTGATGGAGCGGTTCTATCGTGAGATGCGCCGCCGCTTCAACGTGCTGCTCGACGACACGGGCGGGCCGGAAAGCGGGCAATGGAATTTTGATCATGACAACCGCAAGCCATGGCGCGGCACGCCCCCCGAACCTGCCGACGCGCGCCCCGTACATGACCACCAGGCGTTGTGGCTCACGGTGGAACGCTGCGGTGTGAAGTCGTTCGGCGACCCGCAGGCCGGTGAGTTTCGGTGGCCCGTGAACCGCACGGAAGCGCTGGCTTGCCTTGACGCATTTATCGAACAGACGCTGCCGCATTTTGGCGATTTTGAAGACGCCATGAGCAGCAGCCACCAGCGGCTATTCCACTCGCTGCTGTCGTTTTCCCTCAACGTGAAGATGCTGAATCCGCGCGAGGTGATCGCCCGCGCAGAGGCAGCGTATCGGCATGGCAGGGCGCCGTTGCCTGCAGTGGAGGGGTTCGTTCGCCAGATACTGGGCTGGAGGGAATATGTACGCGGCATCTATTGGGCGCAGATGCCCGGATACGCGTCGTGCAACGTGCTGAATCATGATGCGCCGTTGCCCTCGTGGTTCTGGAGCGGAAAGACGCAGATGCGCTGCCTGCAACTGGCGATTGGCCAGTCGCTGCAAACGGCCCACGCCCATCACATTCAGCGCCTCATGGTGATCGGCAACTTCGCCTTGCTGGCGGGGCTCTCACCCGACGAGGTCCACCGCTGGTATCTCGGTGTGTACATCGACGCATTCGAATGGGTGGAGCTGCCGAATACGGTGGGAATGAGCCAGTGGGCAGACGGCGGTCGCATTGCCACCAAGCCGTATGTCAGCAGTGCCGCATACCTTTCGCGCATGAGCGACTACTGCAAGGGCTGCCACTACGACAGCAAGCAGCGTGTCGGAGAGCGCGCCTGCCCTTACAACGCGTTGTACTGGGATTTCTTCGCACGCCATATTGACGTGTTCGGCCGCAATCCGCGCCTGTCCATGGTGTATCGGCAACTCGCCAAGATGGAAGCCGAGGAGCGCGATGCCCTGCGCACGCGTGCAGCCCAAGTGCGAGCGCGGCTCGAAACGTTATGA
- the sdhD gene encoding succinate dehydrogenase, hydrophobic membrane anchor protein — translation MAQNNIGPKRLVVGAHYGLKDFLAQRVTAVIMAVYTVVLLAAFLLSKDTSYQSWAGLFSNQWMKMLTFLAFVSLTYHAWIGVRDIWMDYVKPVAVRLTLQVLTILWLVGCAGYAAQILWRV, via the coding sequence ATGGCACAAAACAATATTGGTCCCAAGCGCCTCGTTGTCGGCGCGCACTACGGCCTGAAGGACTTCCTCGCGCAGCGCGTCACCGCCGTGATCATGGCGGTCTACACCGTCGTGCTGCTGGCTGCGTTCCTGCTCTCCAAAGACACGTCTTACCAAAGCTGGGCGGGGCTGTTCTCCAACCAGTGGATGAAGATGCTGACGTTCCTGGCGTTCGTGTCGCTCACGTATCACGCCTGGATCGGTGTGCGTGACATCTGGATGGACTACGTGAAGCCCGTGGCAGTGCGTTTGACGCTGCAAGTGTTGACGATTCTGTGGCTCGTCGGTTGCGCGGGCTACGCAGCTCAGATTCTCTGGAGGGTTTAA
- the sdhC gene encoding succinate dehydrogenase, cytochrome b556 subunit — MAINSENGTAIYRNIGLGDIARYRLPWAGKVSILHRASGALMFLLLPFVLYLFEQSLTSEISFAKFSALLSNGFAKVVVLALIWAYLHHFCAGIRYLILDLHIGIDKASASKSAVSVLIVSLLLTVVFGAKLFGLF; from the coding sequence GTGGCAATCAATTCAGAAAATGGCACCGCCATCTACAGGAACATCGGTTTGGGCGACATCGCCCGTTACCGCTTGCCCTGGGCCGGTAAGGTGTCCATCTTGCACCGTGCCAGCGGTGCGTTGATGTTCCTTCTTCTTCCGTTCGTGCTGTACTTGTTCGAGCAAAGTCTCACGTCGGAAATCAGTTTCGCCAAGTTCTCGGCGCTTCTGTCCAACGGTTTTGCCAAGGTTGTCGTCCTTGCCCTCATCTGGGCATACCTGCACCACTTCTGCGCCGGCATCCGTTACCTGATCCTCGATCTGCATATCGGCATCGACAAGGCCTCGGCCTCCAAGTCGGCTGTGAGCGTGCTGATCGTCAGCCTGCTGCTGACCGTCGTGTTCGGCGCCAAGCTGTTCGGCCTGTTCTGA
- a CDS encoding TIGR01777 family oxidoreductase produces the protein MRILLTGGTGLIGRALCRQWRAQGHDLVVWSRSPERVARLCAGAHGVATLRELDGAPPFDAVINLAGAPIADRPWTVQRRKVLWRSRVDLTRELVDWLSRCDQRPRVLVSGSATGWYGDRGQAPLDEDSHPGEHDFGSQLCVAWEDEARRAEGLGMRVVFLRTAPVLARDGGMLPRLRLPFSMGLGGRLGSGQQWMPWIHLDDVVGLIDFLLHRTDCRGAFNACAPHLVRNADFAGTLATTLRRPMLLSVPAWTLRMALGEMSVLLLGSQHLQPKKAMEAGYRFRFPHLEAALGCLLGREKHPATRRPAE, from the coding sequence GTGCGCATCTTGTTGACTGGCGGCACCGGATTGATCGGGCGTGCGCTTTGCCGCCAGTGGCGTGCGCAGGGCCACGATCTGGTTGTCTGGAGCCGCTCGCCTGAACGGGTAGCTCGGTTGTGTGCGGGTGCACACGGTGTGGCAACGCTGCGTGAGCTGGATGGCGCCCCGCCGTTTGATGCGGTCATCAATCTGGCCGGCGCACCGATTGCCGATCGCCCATGGACGGTTCAGCGGCGGAAGGTTCTATGGCGCAGCCGGGTCGACCTGACACGGGAGCTCGTGGATTGGCTGAGCCGTTGCGATCAACGGCCTCGCGTGCTTGTTTCCGGATCCGCCACCGGTTGGTATGGAGATCGAGGGCAGGCGCCCCTGGATGAAGACAGCCACCCGGGCGAGCACGACTTTGGCAGTCAACTCTGCGTCGCATGGGAAGACGAAGCCCGCCGCGCGGAGGGGCTGGGTATGCGCGTCGTATTTCTGCGCACGGCGCCCGTGCTGGCGCGTGACGGCGGCATGTTGCCCAGGCTGCGTCTGCCGTTCAGCATGGGACTTGGCGGACGGCTCGGCAGTGGCCAGCAGTGGATGCCGTGGATCCATCTTGACGACGTGGTCGGCCTGATCGATTTCCTCTTGCATCGCACCGATTGCCGCGGCGCCTTCAATGCATGTGCGCCGCATCTTGTCAGAAATGCGGACTTTGCCGGCACGCTGGCGACTACGCTGCGCCGGCCGATGCTCTTGTCTGTTCCCGCGTGGACATTGCGCATGGCGCTAGGCGAAATGTCAGTGTTGCTGCTGGGCAGCCAGCACTTGCAACCCAAGAAAGCGATGGAGGCCGGCTATCGATTTCGCTTTCCGCATCTGGAAGCGGCATTGGGTTGCCTGTTGGGGCGCGAGAAACATCCCGCTACCCGGCGCCCCGCAGAATGA
- a CDS encoding alpha/beta hydrolase → MRGVTRRAWMATALASLAGCSALDVLNAVTKSDASVPTLGLAYGPHPRQRLDIYRPVRPMEGPPRAVVFFYGGSWREGDRKDYAFVGEALAATGAIAMVADYRLYPEVRYPDFLLDCAAATAFARRWLDRQGHAGSRLFVAGHSAGAYNAAMVATDGRWLEAQGLRIETLSGWIGMAGPYNFLPIQATDVLPVFNHPNETADSQPLFHVSQGWLPPALLLTGEHDAYVDVRRNTFSLAERLMQYRHPVELKVYPQLDHKTLVAALASPLQFLGPVLSDMARFVATA, encoded by the coding sequence ATGCGTGGCGTAACCCGCCGAGCATGGATGGCAACTGCGTTGGCGAGCCTCGCAGGATGTTCCGCCCTGGACGTGCTCAACGCAGTGACCAAGTCCGACGCAAGTGTGCCGACGCTGGGTCTGGCCTATGGTCCACACCCGCGCCAGAGATTGGATATCTATCGACCCGTCCGGCCGATGGAAGGGCCGCCCCGTGCGGTTGTGTTCTTCTACGGCGGGTCGTGGCGCGAGGGAGACCGCAAGGACTACGCATTCGTGGGTGAAGCATTGGCCGCAACTGGGGCGATTGCGATGGTTGCCGACTACCGGCTGTATCCGGAAGTGCGCTACCCCGACTTCCTGCTGGACTGCGCAGCCGCCACGGCTTTCGCGCGGCGGTGGCTGGATCGGCAGGGCCATGCCGGCTCGCGCTTGTTCGTCGCCGGGCATAGCGCGGGCGCCTACAACGCTGCGATGGTGGCGACCGATGGCCGCTGGCTCGAAGCGCAGGGTCTGCGCATCGAAACGCTATCGGGCTGGATCGGTATGGCCGGCCCCTACAACTTCCTTCCGATTCAAGCAACCGATGTGTTGCCCGTGTTCAATCATCCGAACGAAACAGCGGATAGCCAGCCGCTGTTCCATGTAAGCCAGGGGTGGCTGCCTCCAGCTTTGCTGCTCACGGGGGAGCACGATGCGTACGTTGATGTCCGGCGAAATACGTTCTCGCTTGCCGAACGCCTGATGCAGTATCGGCACCCGGTGGAACTCAAGGTCTACCCGCAGCTGGACCATAAGACACTCGTGGCAGCGCTGGCTTCGCCGCTGCAGTTTCTGGGGCCTGTGCTGTCAGATATGGCGCGCTTCGTGGCCACTGCCTGA
- a CDS encoding lipocalin family protein, with protein sequence MFKQIGVVLRAAAFSAVRARLHWLAPLLAGAFLAGCAPTSPPEGITAVTPFHLQRYQGRWYEQARLDHSFERGLTDVSATYQPQPDGSVRVVNRGFDPAKGEWREAVGKALFVGDHDTGSLKVSFFGPFYGGYHVAALDPGYRWALVVGPDRSHCWVLTRDKHLDPAQRDAIFARARALGIDTSALISVSHERQDPSK encoded by the coding sequence ATGTTCAAGCAGATCGGCGTTGTTCTGCGGGCGGCAGCATTTTCCGCAGTGCGTGCGCGCCTGCACTGGCTGGCTCCGCTGCTTGCAGGGGCATTCCTGGCAGGTTGTGCGCCAACCAGCCCGCCAGAAGGCATCACGGCCGTCACGCCGTTCCATCTTCAACGCTACCAGGGGCGCTGGTACGAGCAGGCCAGGCTCGATCATTCTTTTGAGCGAGGCTTGACCGATGTCTCGGCCACGTACCAGCCGCAGCCCGATGGCAGCGTTCGCGTGGTCAATCGTGGCTTTGACCCTGCCAAGGGTGAATGGCGTGAGGCGGTTGGCAAGGCGCTCTTCGTGGGCGACCACGATACCGGCTCGCTGAAGGTGTCATTCTTCGGTCCGTTCTACGGCGGCTACCACGTGGCGGCACTCGATCCAGGCTATCGCTGGGCCCTGGTTGTCGGCCCGGACCGCAGCCACTGCTGGGTGCTGACACGCGACAAGCATCTCGACCCCGCACAGCGTGACGCGATCTTTGCGCGTGCGCGTGCGCTGGGCATTGACACGTCCGCGCTGATCTCCGTGTCACACGAGCGGCAGGATCCGTCCAAGTAG